The Candidatus Lokiarchaeota archaeon genome has a window encoding:
- a CDS encoding 30S ribosomal protein S15 codes for MARMHTRRKGQSGSKRPSTLRVPEWLDEEKDAEWVEDKIVELAKAGNPPSMIGVILRDQYGIPLVKVITGKKITEILEEHDLTRDVPEDLRNLIAKAASIHRHLEDNKRDNVAKRNLQLTESKIHRLSKYYKKKRVLPSDWKYSPEKAAVLLR; via the coding sequence ATGGCAAGGATGCATACTAGGCGAAAAGGCCAATCGGGGAGCAAACGCCCTTCCACTTTGCGTGTTCCTGAATGGTTAGATGAAGAAAAGGACGCAGAATGGGTCGAAGACAAGATTGTTGAATTGGCTAAAGCTGGTAACCCCCCGTCTATGATTGGAGTGATTCTCAGAGATCAGTACGGAATCCCATTGGTGAAGGTTATAACTGGGAAGAAGATTACCGAGATATTAGAGGAGCACGATTTAACACGTGACGTTCCCGAGGATCTTCGAAATCTAATCGCGAAAGCAGCTTCAATTCACAGGCATCTTGAAGATAACAAACGTGACAATGTAGCGAAACGCAATCTACAACTTACAGAGAGCAAGATTCACCGTCTCTCTAAATACTACAAGAAGAAACGTGTTTTGCCTTCTGATTGGAAGTATTCTCCTGAAAAGGCAGCGGTTCTATTGCGCTAG
- a CDS encoding bifunctional N(6)-L-threonylcarbamoyladenine synthase/serine/threonine protein kinase yields MLCLGLEGTAHSFGAGVVSADGRVLSNEWDMLTPEKGGIHPRKASRHHSRLGPKVIAKALKKAGKQPNDIDLIAFSRGPGLGPCLRTTATMARTLALSLDIPLIGVNHCVAHIEIGCLESGFQDPVTVYVSGGNTQIIAFAGGRYRTFGETLDIALGNMLDTLGREMGMKFPAGPTIETYAREGTSYYNLPYSVKGMDVSYSGMLTAAIRLHTENVAREDICFSVQETAFGMIAEIAERAVAHTKKKELLLTGGVARNERLTSILRGVSERHKISFHRVSKSLAGDQGAMIAWTGIVQYLAGDTINVEDSRVLPRWRTDEQDIVWKK; encoded by the coding sequence ATATTATGTCTTGGCTTAGAGGGTACGGCACATTCATTCGGTGCAGGAGTTGTCTCTGCTGATGGAAGGGTCTTATCGAATGAATGGGATATGCTCACTCCTGAGAAAGGAGGGATACATCCTCGAAAAGCCAGTAGGCATCATTCTCGTCTAGGCCCTAAGGTGATTGCCAAAGCATTGAAGAAAGCTGGAAAACAGCCTAATGATATCGATTTAATTGCTTTCTCAAGGGGGCCTGGCTTGGGACCCTGCCTGAGAACAACAGCAACAATGGCTAGAACGCTTGCTCTCAGTCTTGATATACCACTCATAGGTGTAAATCACTGCGTTGCTCATATCGAGATTGGTTGTCTGGAATCTGGTTTCCAAGACCCTGTTACAGTCTACGTTTCCGGCGGCAACACTCAGATTATTGCTTTTGCTGGAGGCAGATACAGAACCTTTGGAGAAACTCTTGATATAGCACTGGGCAATATGCTTGACACTCTTGGCCGTGAAATGGGCATGAAGTTTCCTGCTGGCCCAACCATCGAAACCTATGCACGAGAAGGAACTTCCTACTACAACCTTCCTTATTCTGTGAAAGGTATGGATGTAAGCTATTCCGGCATGTTGACAGCAGCTATTCGCCTTCATACTGAAAATGTTGCCAGGGAAGATATTTGCTTCAGTGTTCAAGAAACAGCTTTTGGAATGATTGCAGAAATTGCTGAGAGAGCCGTTGCACATACTAAGAAAAAGGAGCTTCTGCTCACAGGTGGTGTCGCTAGGAATGAACGTCTTACATCAATTCTTAGGGGTGTATCGGAGCGGCATAAAATCAGTTTCCACAGGGTTTCTAAGTCACTAGCTGGAGATCAAGGGGCTATGATAGCTTGGACCGGTATAGTGCAGTACCTTGCTGGAGATACAATCAATGTAGAAGATTCTAGGGTTCTACCTCGTTGGCGAACCGATGAACAAGACATAGTCTGGAAGAAATAG
- a CDS encoding DUF460 domain-containing protein: protein MNNESEFIMGFDILPFHSPRSRTPAKYACVIMREGAVLNEYEEISRHSLLNLVNEISPQWLCTDNIFEIIPDSKSVIHLIEDLPPTTKLVQVTGVPPRQVTLARLARQHDIPLSGKPSPLEAARIAAQLASQGVGYSLECFSAQTEIQVVRGRRPGRGGQSANRFRRRVQSMIQQMTREIESNLKRAEIEYDISIREADFGYASSRIVAYAPLHIIRDIVDSKRSGDFKVLVEPIRKQTEFVPLEPAPAPRKTKTQYFILGIDPGTTAAICLLTLRGKVHFLESKKALTRADIIRMVYSKGTPVMVASDVTPVPNMVKKISSTVNADLFTPNNNIPVAEKNEIAREFGDGVNISNAHERDALTAAVYAYRSIVPKLRQIDRKVREDRIDVDRDRLKAMVIRGSPMNEAIARLTKEAEEEAPSEPEEVEEMPEETIESLRKRYTQLKEENETLEQKVEDLNRLVDYLRFKENELSHSLEIISKQNYWKVKRDRKVAKKNSEIKRSRQRIHSLEDQIESLENLLSKLRGVKRLEMRGDMLAVKRIGKFTQESIQNYIREVAPLKKGDVVLFDDASGAGPQTAHILAEKGIRAVIVDTPLSHLAENELIEAEIPVIEADDVKLRRIDEFAFIDRDRFERNMSSFKEVVHEKARQKREDQLVEMVERYRRESSH, encoded by the coding sequence ATGAATAATGAAAGCGAGTTCATAATGGGCTTTGATATCCTTCCATTTCATAGCCCTCGCTCTCGAACTCCGGCGAAATATGCTTGTGTCATCATGCGAGAAGGAGCAGTACTCAATGAATATGAAGAGATATCCCGCCATTCACTGCTAAATCTGGTAAATGAAATCAGTCCCCAATGGCTTTGTACTGATAATATCTTCGAAATTATTCCTGATAGCAAGTCGGTGATACATCTAATAGAAGATCTCCCTCCTACAACCAAACTGGTTCAAGTTACAGGAGTACCTCCCCGACAAGTAACATTGGCCCGATTAGCTAGACAACATGATATACCCCTTTCTGGAAAACCGTCTCCATTGGAAGCAGCTAGGATCGCCGCTCAGCTGGCTTCTCAGGGTGTTGGATACAGCTTAGAGTGTTTTAGTGCACAGACTGAAATTCAAGTTGTGAGGGGTCGCCGGCCGGGTAGAGGTGGGCAGAGTGCAAATCGTTTCAGACGAAGAGTACAATCGATGATTCAACAAATGACCCGGGAAATTGAGTCTAACCTCAAGAGAGCTGAAATTGAATATGATATCAGCATAAGAGAGGCTGATTTCGGCTATGCTAGTTCAAGGATAGTTGCCTATGCACCATTGCACATTATTCGAGATATTGTAGACTCAAAGCGTAGTGGAGATTTCAAGGTACTCGTAGAACCAATCCGGAAACAGACGGAATTCGTGCCACTAGAACCGGCGCCAGCTCCCCGAAAAACAAAAACTCAGTATTTCATTCTTGGTATCGATCCTGGTACGACAGCCGCAATCTGTCTACTGACACTACGCGGAAAGGTTCATTTCCTTGAAAGCAAGAAAGCTCTAACGCGTGCCGATATTATCAGAATGGTCTATTCCAAAGGCACTCCTGTCATGGTTGCTAGTGATGTAACCCCTGTTCCCAATATGGTAAAGAAAATTTCCAGTACAGTGAATGCTGATTTATTCACTCCGAATAACAATATCCCTGTTGCAGAAAAGAATGAAATAGCCCGGGAGTTTGGTGATGGCGTGAACATCAGCAATGCCCATGAGAGGGATGCTCTGACAGCTGCTGTGTATGCATACCGAAGTATTGTTCCGAAGCTACGACAAATTGATCGCAAGGTCAGAGAGGATCGTATAGACGTAGATCGAGACCGTCTGAAAGCAATGGTTATTCGCGGAAGCCCCATGAATGAGGCAATTGCACGCCTCACAAAAGAAGCTGAAGAAGAGGCACCTTCGGAACCTGAAGAAGTGGAAGAGATGCCCGAAGAGACCATCGAGTCTCTGAGGAAACGATATACGCAACTCAAAGAGGAAAATGAAACCCTTGAACAGAAGGTTGAAGATTTGAATCGCTTGGTAGACTACCTTCGATTCAAAGAGAACGAGCTATCTCACAGCCTCGAAATCATCAGTAAACAGAATTATTGGAAAGTCAAGCGAGATCGAAAAGTGGCCAAGAAGAATTCCGAGATTAAGCGGTCACGACAGCGGATTCACAGTCTCGAGGATCAGATTGAGAGTCTTGAGAACCTCCTATCCAAGCTAAGAGGGGTTAAGCGTCTTGAAATGCGTGGAGATATGCTTGCAGTCAAGAGGATTGGAAAATTCACACAGGAAAGCATTCAGAACTATATTCGGGAAGTGGCCCCTCTAAAAAAGGGCGACGTTGTTCTCTTTGATGATGCTTCTGGTGCAGGGCCACAAACAGCCCATATATTAGCAGAGAAAGGGATTCGCGCAGTGATTGTAGATACGCCGTTGTCCCATTTGGCAGAGAATGAATTAATTGAAGCCGAGATTCCAGTTATTGAGGCGGATGATGTTAAGCTGAGACGAATTGATGAATTTGCGTTTATTGATCGTGATAGATTTGAAAGGAACATGTCCTCTTTCAAAGAGGTAGTCCACGAGAAAGCACGACAAAAACGCGAAGATCAACTTGTTGAAATGGTTGAACGATACCGTCGTGAATCATCCCATTAA
- a CDS encoding Kae1-associated serine/threonine protein kinase, producing MTMEIIAQGAESCVYKIKKWGKTFAMKSRPMKGYLLPEIDKSIRSRRTSRECKMLTYVRQLGVPTPAVYSIDMTNHIIIMDYIEGKQLKELVGNLPKKKLVVLCRRFGQFMGIMHNADVVHGDPTTSNVIMDSASKMWFVDFGLAEKNATVEMKGVDLHLIRRALETTHWDYQDTMFEATIEGYTQTVGPQSTELFSRMDSIRERGRYH from the coding sequence ATGACGATGGAAATCATAGCTCAAGGGGCGGAATCCTGTGTCTACAAAATCAAAAAATGGGGTAAAACCTTTGCCATGAAATCGCGACCCATGAAAGGATATCTTCTACCCGAGATTGACAAATCCATCCGCTCTAGAAGAACGTCTAGAGAGTGCAAAATGTTAACCTATGTCCGCCAATTAGGTGTACCCACACCAGCTGTCTACTCCATAGACATGACAAATCACATCATAATAATGGACTATATTGAAGGAAAACAGCTCAAGGAACTCGTAGGAAACCTGCCGAAGAAGAAATTGGTAGTCCTATGCAGAAGATTTGGACAATTTATGGGAATAATGCACAATGCAGATGTAGTTCATGGAGACCCAACAACTAGCAACGTAATAATGGATTCAGCTTCAAAGATGTGGTTTGTGGATTTCGGTTTAGCTGAGAAAAACGCTACTGTTGAAATGAAAGGAGTGGACCTCCATCTTATTCGGCGGGCGCTTGAAACAACCCACTGGGATTATCAAGATACCATGTTTGAAGCTACTATAGAGGGATACACTCAGACTGTAGGTCCACAATCCACCGAACTCTTCTCACGGATGGATAGTATTAGGGAACGCGGAAGATATCATTAA